The Vigna angularis cultivar LongXiaoDou No.4 chromosome 6, ASM1680809v1, whole genome shotgun sequence genome contains the following window.
TGCCAGTATTGATGGAGGTCTAACCTTTTTCGACACTGCTGAAGTCTATGGCTCTGGGGTGAGTGTTCATTTTTCTAGAATTCTTTGATGAGTCTAAATTCACCAAAGATGTTCTTCTTTTCAGCTTGCTTTAGGAGCCATAAACTCTGAGGTTCTTCTTGGAAGGTATGAATGAGCTTACATGATTTTCATAACCAGTTTGCAATTATGAAAGGTTCACATTGGTGGTTCCATTTGTTTGTTATCTAAAGATATattaaggaaagaaaagaaaaggatcCAGATGTTGAGGTTGCTGTTGCAACCAAGTTTGCTGCACTGCCATGGAGATTCGGCCGTCAAAGTGTTCTCAAGGCTCTTAACGATTCCCTTTGTCGATTAGGACTGACTTCAGTGGATCTTTATCAGCTTCATTGGTCAGTATTTGATGAGCCTGTCTAATGATATTAATTTGAGTATATTACAATGACATTCATTGAGATTTTTTCATATTACACTTACACTCCCTATTAGTTTCATCATTACATGTTCTCCCTTATAATGATGTTTAGCTGTAATCTTTTTACAACTTAAGGTGCATCTGTAATGTAAGAAAAGTGTGGCAAAAGTAATGTTCTTAAAACATAGGATAAgtttgtataaaattttaagagaaCTGGGGTCtttgtaatttgaaaaaatCTCAAGAGTATAAGTGTAATATCCTCTATTAGTTTTTATCCAAAACCTTTTGTTGATAATATATTTCCTGCTTTTCAGGCCTGGAGTTTGGGGAAATGAAGGTTGCACAGCGTATCAAAATTTTTTCATTGAACCAGTCATTTAATAAGGCTTTTGGAACCGTATGTATCTTTACTTATGATCAGATTAAGAGAATGCTTAGTTCCTCAATTATTTTACCTTTCAGGGTATATTGATGGTCTAGGAGATGCTGTTGAAAAGGGACTTGTGAAGGCTGTCGGAGTTTCAAACTATAATGGTAAATCTTTATGGCTATTATATGTGTGAAGTCTTAAATATTGTGCAAAATCATTTGACACTTCTACTGTAAAATGGGCAATCTCTTAACCTATGACATCTTAATATTGTAGGAAGAATGTTAGATATAATATAGATAATTAGCTAGAATGTATTATAGATCAAAGATATTTGTGGCGGTCTCAGGACTTATTCAATGATCATCTCTTCTGATTTTATAGTTTGCAATGAATTTTAACCAATAAGAGATTGTGTATACAAAAGGTGTTGGAAAGTGTATTTCTAGCATTTCACTTTGTTAGTAAGCACTTCGTTACATTGATGATTATTAAGGCGTATCAAGGGAGGAATCTTTAGAGAATCTGATAATTGGTTGGATTCTACTATTTATGTTCAAGCCTGCCACTGTTACTGTTGTTGGTATACACAATACCTGCGGCAGAATCTCTGAAAATACAATGTTATTCTGCTGGTTCTGTTCAAGTTCTATCAGCACAAATAGTTAACAtctatttttctatataattagAAAAGAGACTCCGTGAGGCTTATGAGAAGCTGAAGAAGAGAGGTATTCCATTAGCTTCAAACCAAGTAAACTACAGCCTCATCTACCGTGCCCCTGAAGAAAATGGTGTAAAGTCTGCCTGCGATGAACTTGGGATTACAATAATTGCTTATTCACCAATTGCTCAAGGTGAACTCCTTTTCATTCTTGTATATCTTTACTATGtctttttataatgttttttcaattttgcatTAAACATATCTGCCATAACCACATAGCAtaagaaaag
Protein-coding sequences here:
- the LOC108343201 gene encoding uncharacterized oxidoreductase At1g06690, chloroplastic isoform X2, with translation MEWNEKAARDAFNASIDGGLTFFDTAEVYGSGLALGAINSEVLLGRYIKERKEKDPDVEVAVATKFAALPWRFGRQSVLKALNDSLCRLGLTSVDLYQLHWPGVWGNEGYIDGLGDAVEKGLVKAVGVSNYNEKRLREAYEKLKKRGIPLASNQVNYSLIYRAPEENGVKSACDELGITIIAYSPIAQGALSGKYTPDKPPSGPRGRIYTPEFLTRLQPLLNKITEIGEKYDKTPTQVSLNWLVAQDNVVPIPGAKTKEQAKEFIGALGWRLTEEEVAELRSLASEIKPVIGFPVENL